The following are from one region of the Arthrobacter sp. TMP15 genome:
- a CDS encoding peptidoglycan bridge formation glycyltransferase FemA/FemB family protein, producing MPEFTARFATAAEIEQWDTLVTANPNGGNLLQSEAFAAVKKNYGWDTQFLAFEGPHYTSYNLVLEKSFPVLGKLWYLIKGPDVADVFEVPAVLEALRVFVKHAKLHVFAVKIEPDIVASEEAHSVLRGAGLVEVPDLQPNDSTALLDISPESSELLRKLHSRGRNAVRRAIRENVEVVRMDPTESTMRTMYSLMVGTIAAKATTQARDFEYYRQFWTEFTQREQGHFYFVFEDGVASVGAFVINYGAKATYKDGGSLQKRSQYGDSHLVQWAAINDMKELGALEYDFCGTPPADRLKDPTHPHHGLGLFKTSFSKTVTDFVGCYDLVLSPVRYKLWSRAGERVFRQLYTRRTGKQFY from the coding sequence TTGCCAGAATTTACTGCCCGCTTTGCCACAGCCGCCGAGATTGAACAATGGGACACACTCGTCACTGCCAATCCCAACGGCGGTAACCTGCTCCAGTCTGAGGCTTTTGCGGCCGTTAAAAAGAACTACGGCTGGGACACGCAATTCTTGGCTTTTGAAGGACCGCATTACACCAGCTACAACTTGGTCCTGGAAAAGTCTTTTCCGGTGCTGGGTAAGCTGTGGTATCTCATCAAGGGCCCCGATGTTGCTGATGTTTTTGAGGTCCCAGCCGTGCTCGAGGCTTTGCGAGTCTTCGTCAAACACGCCAAACTTCACGTTTTTGCGGTAAAGATAGAACCGGACATCGTGGCTTCCGAAGAAGCCCATTCAGTTCTTCGGGGGGCGGGCCTGGTTGAGGTTCCAGACCTGCAGCCCAACGACAGCACAGCTTTGCTTGATATTTCCCCGGAATCCAGTGAATTACTCCGCAAGCTGCATTCTCGCGGCCGCAACGCAGTGCGTCGAGCTATCCGCGAAAACGTCGAAGTTGTTCGCATGGATCCGACAGAATCAACTATGCGCACAATGTACTCCTTGATGGTAGGCACCATCGCTGCCAAAGCCACCACACAGGCCCGCGACTTTGAGTACTACCGGCAGTTCTGGACAGAGTTCACCCAACGCGAACAGGGACATTTCTATTTTGTCTTTGAAGACGGCGTCGCCTCCGTGGGTGCGTTTGTCATTAACTACGGTGCCAAAGCCACCTACAAGGATGGTGGCTCGCTGCAGAAGCGCAGCCAGTATGGAGATTCCCACCTAGTGCAGTGGGCCGCCATCAATGACATGAAGGAACTTGGCGCTCTCGAGTACGACTTCTGTGGCACGCCGCCAGCGGACCGGCTCAAGGATCCCACTCACCCACACCACGGCCTAGGTTTGTTTAAAACGAGCTTCTCTAAAACAGTCACCGATTTTGTAGGTTGCTATGACTTAGTGCTCAGCCCCGTGCGGTATAAATTATGGTCTAGGGCCGGTGAGCGCGTGTTCAGGCAGCTTTACACTCGCCGCACCGGAAAGCAGTTTTACTAA
- a CDS encoding threonine/serine exporter family protein — MTSTPSSRDQDVAGNSHSDGASKDAAQGDNGQGDNGQGRKVQRSKVPSTKVPNASVPGIKVPERSTKDRIAKERSTKGRSAKGGSVQDGTVHAGSAHGRSVKKVKVAKGENTTAPVAGLIPVVAPARPNKAARTVLRKLVQGEAPPTAPMSIVDRLAGTPYANFTIQVGKAEESARKTIDLALRLAETMFRYGAGALEVETSIIAVTAALGLRTIEVDITNQSVVLNYAPRDAVPITLLRVVRSWTNNYAGLVEIHELVTDIASGGVSRDEAHRRLDVIVKRPKPFPRWMVSMAEAVFAAAVVGVIGGTAFGMLVAFVTIFMAGQVARVLGKWRVPDFFITASSSFIVTVVAVLCFMAQVPLSPSIVVAGGILLMLPSGRLVSAVQDAINGFPVTAAGRFLSAFLTFGAIVAGIAVALVSSAMFGADRLNVAETLTPSLPLYGALALVAVATVAICIAEQTAVRLLLPTMGVALAGYVVFHFGLQIGLGDRFAPAVAAVVIGMLARVVALRLDAPQLVVAVPSIIFLLVGLSIFRAMFVMTLTPEDSAIGAVGIFNALVIILAVAAGVVLGDNAARPFTRSNGLKDKRSNRRR, encoded by the coding sequence ATGACAAGCACACCCAGTAGCCGGGACCAAGACGTTGCAGGCAACTCCCACAGTGATGGCGCCTCCAAGGATGCGGCCCAGGGCGATAACGGTCAGGGCGATAACGGCCAGGGCCGCAAAGTCCAGCGCAGTAAGGTCCCAAGCACCAAGGTGCCGAACGCCAGCGTGCCAGGCATCAAAGTACCAGAGCGCAGTACCAAAGACCGCATTGCCAAAGAGCGCAGTACCAAAGGCCGCAGTGCCAAAGGCGGGAGTGTGCAAGACGGAACCGTGCACGCCGGAAGTGCGCACGGCCGTTCGGTAAAGAAAGTCAAAGTGGCCAAGGGCGAGAACACTACGGCACCTGTCGCCGGGCTGATTCCTGTGGTGGCTCCTGCCCGTCCCAACAAGGCTGCACGGACCGTGCTGCGTAAACTCGTGCAGGGTGAGGCTCCCCCTACGGCGCCCATGTCCATCGTCGACAGGCTCGCCGGTACTCCTTATGCAAACTTCACGATCCAAGTGGGCAAGGCCGAAGAGTCTGCCCGAAAAACGATTGATTTAGCTCTTCGCCTGGCTGAGACCATGTTCCGGTACGGTGCCGGAGCACTTGAAGTTGAGACGAGCATTATTGCTGTCACAGCAGCCCTGGGACTGCGCACCATTGAGGTTGATATAACCAACCAGTCGGTAGTTTTGAATTATGCGCCGAGGGATGCTGTTCCCATCACTCTTTTGCGGGTGGTGCGTTCTTGGACCAATAACTACGCAGGCTTGGTGGAGATTCATGAGCTCGTGACAGATATTGCTAGTGGTGGTGTTTCCAGAGATGAAGCGCACAGGCGCCTGGATGTCATAGTCAAAAGGCCCAAGCCGTTTCCACGGTGGATGGTTTCAATGGCGGAGGCTGTATTTGCGGCCGCCGTTGTAGGTGTTATTGGTGGGACTGCTTTCGGCATGCTGGTTGCCTTCGTGACCATATTCATGGCCGGACAGGTGGCAAGAGTCCTTGGAAAGTGGCGGGTACCTGACTTCTTCATTACCGCCAGCAGCTCATTTATTGTCACAGTTGTGGCGGTGTTATGTTTCATGGCGCAAGTGCCGTTGAGCCCCTCAATTGTGGTTGCCGGCGGAATTTTGCTGATGCTTCCCTCGGGGCGTCTGGTCTCTGCTGTCCAAGATGCTATCAACGGGTTCCCCGTTACAGCTGCGGGCCGTTTCCTCTCGGCTTTTCTGACTTTTGGTGCCATTGTGGCAGGCATCGCCGTTGCCCTTGTTTCAAGTGCAATGTTTGGGGCCGACAGGTTAAATGTTGCTGAGACTCTCACGCCGTCTCTGCCGTTGTATGGGGCACTCGCGCTCGTGGCCGTGGCTACCGTGGCCATCTGTATTGCTGAACAAACTGCGGTTCGATTGCTGCTGCCCACCATGGGGGTGGCACTGGCCGGTTACGTTGTTTTTCACTTCGGCCTGCAAATCGGACTGGGTGACCGCTTTGCCCCGGCCGTTGCCGCTGTTGTTATTGGCATGCTTGCCCGTGTTGTTGCCCTGCGCTTGGATGCTCCGCAACTAGTCGTGGCCGTGCCATCCATCATATTCCTGCTGGTAGGTTTGTCCATCTTCCGGGCCATGTTTGTTATGACGCTGACACCAGAAGATTCAGCGATCGGTGCCGTTGGCATTTTCAACGCTTTGGTGATCATCCTTGCCGTTGCTGCGGGTGTGGTGCTTGGGGATAATGCTGCCAGACCATTCACACGCAGCAACGGGCTTAAGGACAAGCGCAGCAACCGCAGGCGCTAA
- a CDS encoding siderophore-interacting protein, with protein sequence MTSPDTAAAETPARTTRPRAQITLEVLRKEQLSPHMVRIIAGGPELAKFEAKDATDMYVKIHFLRPDVQYAEPVDVFALREVMPREHWSVTRTYTVRWINMAAKEIAIDFVVHGESGLAGPWAAAAAPGERIIFVGPGGAYKPNPDADWYLFVGDESALPAIACALESLPNDARGHAYIEADTAADIQPMAKPDGVELTWVFRNGTAPDKCTLLLDAVTNGAWPAGTVDAFVHGERECMKALRDLLFKQRGLERSQVSLSGYWAYGRNEDNFQAEKREPIGKIL encoded by the coding sequence GTGACATCCCCAGACACTGCCGCCGCTGAAACCCCGGCCCGCACCACCCGGCCACGCGCTCAAATCACCCTTGAAGTTCTTCGCAAAGAACAGCTCAGCCCGCACATGGTGCGCATCATTGCCGGAGGCCCGGAGCTGGCGAAATTTGAGGCCAAGGACGCCACCGACATGTATGTAAAGATACATTTCCTGCGCCCTGATGTGCAGTACGCCGAGCCCGTGGACGTGTTCGCACTGCGAGAGGTGATGCCGCGTGAACACTGGTCAGTCACCCGCACTTATACCGTCCGCTGGATCAACATGGCCGCCAAGGAGATCGCCATCGACTTCGTAGTACACGGTGAGTCCGGACTTGCAGGGCCGTGGGCGGCGGCTGCAGCACCGGGTGAGCGCATCATATTCGTTGGCCCAGGCGGCGCCTATAAACCCAATCCCGATGCCGATTGGTACCTCTTTGTGGGGGACGAATCTGCCCTCCCGGCAATAGCCTGCGCACTTGAATCACTCCCGAACGATGCCCGCGGCCACGCATATATCGAAGCAGACACGGCGGCAGACATCCAGCCCATGGCCAAGCCCGACGGCGTAGAACTGACCTGGGTTTTCCGCAACGGCACCGCGCCAGATAAATGCACGCTGCTTCTAGATGCTGTTACCAACGGAGCATGGCCAGCCGGTACCGTAGACGCCTTCGTCCACGGTGAACGCGAGTGTATGAAGGCGTTGCGCGATCTACTGTTCAAACAGCGTGGACTTGAGCGTTCACAAGTATCCCTGTCGGGATACTGGGCTTATGGCCGCAACGAGGACAACTTTCAAGCCGAAAAGCGTGAGCCCATCGGCAAGATCCTCTAA
- a CDS encoding uracil-DNA glycosylase has translation MASDWAAALAPLDATLRSLGAMLTKEYDAGTRFLPPPTQVLRALSTPMVDVKVLVVGQDPYPTPGHSVGLAFAVDKSTRPLPRSLKNIYKELSSDLGFPAAAHGDLSAWANQGVLLLNRVLTVAPGAAGSHRRRGWEEVTEAVITTLVARKKPLVSVLWGKDAQRLAPLLEGTAVIESAHPSPLSASRGFFGSKPFSRVNNLLVAQGASPIDWMIPVA, from the coding sequence ATGGCTTCCGATTGGGCTGCGGCGCTGGCTCCGCTGGATGCCACCTTGCGCAGCTTAGGGGCCATGTTGACCAAGGAGTACGACGCCGGAACTCGCTTCCTGCCACCGCCCACCCAGGTGCTGCGTGCGTTGAGCACACCCATGGTGGACGTCAAAGTTTTGGTCGTTGGCCAAGATCCTTACCCAACACCGGGACACTCTGTGGGTTTAGCATTCGCAGTTGATAAATCTACACGTCCGCTACCCCGCAGCTTGAAGAACATTTATAAGGAGCTGAGTTCTGACTTGGGCTTCCCCGCAGCCGCTCATGGCGATCTCAGCGCGTGGGCCAACCAAGGCGTTCTCTTGCTGAACAGGGTCCTGACGGTAGCCCCCGGCGCAGCCGGTTCGCACCGCAGACGCGGGTGGGAGGAAGTCACGGAGGCAGTCATCACAACCCTTGTCGCCAGAAAAAAGCCTCTGGTGAGTGTTCTCTGGGGCAAGGATGCGCAACGTCTAGCCCCGCTATTGGAGGGCACTGCTGTGATCGAGTCGGCTCACCCGAGTCCGCTTTCAGCCTCGCGAGGCTTCTTTGGCTCTAAACCTTTTAGCCGTGTAAACAATCTGCTTGTAGCTCAAGGCGCTTCACCGATCGACTGGATGATCCCCGTGGCCTAG
- a CDS encoding DUF3263 domain-containing protein: MGPAAVPVIQGGITERDSQMLDLERQWWKYAGAKEQAIRDMFDLSATHYYQVLNALIDTEAALTYDPMLVKRLRRLRVSRQQARSARRLGN; this comes from the coding sequence GTGGGCCCTGCCGCAGTACCGGTAATTCAAGGCGGCATCACCGAACGTGACTCTCAGATGCTTGACCTTGAACGGCAGTGGTGGAAGTACGCTGGTGCCAAGGAACAAGCCATCCGCGACATGTTCGACCTTTCAGCAACTCACTATTACCAAGTGCTGAACGCGTTGATCGACACGGAAGCTGCATTGACTTATGACCCCATGCTGGTCAAACGGTTGCGTAGACTACGTGTGTCACGTCAACAGGCCCGGTCCGCGCGCCGGCTGGGCAACTGA
- a CDS encoding LytR C-terminal domain-containing protein, which translates to MSKYPRDEFDAVEESSARHGVHRASMDPQGRSLMPLMIFGVVALCIGLLAFIIMPKMLNTTNAPVVAKTTSAPAESAEAEATTEAPATSAVETPAPEPETTTEAAPDSVVDKSAPVAIFNATGTPGLAARYSGLVTADGWAVSQSANWAGQRQNTSVIFYNGIEQKANADELGAVLKITVLVDTAELGIPLAVVLGPGA; encoded by the coding sequence ATGAGTAAATACCCGCGGGATGAATTCGACGCCGTAGAGGAAAGCTCGGCACGCCACGGCGTTCACCGGGCTTCGATGGATCCGCAAGGGCGCTCCCTAATGCCGCTGATGATCTTTGGTGTTGTGGCTCTGTGTATTGGGCTGTTGGCATTTATCATCATGCCTAAGATGCTCAACACTACGAACGCGCCGGTTGTTGCGAAAACCACCTCCGCTCCGGCCGAAAGCGCGGAAGCAGAGGCCACCACCGAGGCTCCTGCTACTTCTGCTGTGGAAACGCCGGCTCCGGAACCTGAAACGACTACTGAGGCTGCGCCGGATTCCGTTGTTGATAAGAGCGCTCCCGTAGCAATATTCAACGCAACGGGCACCCCCGGGCTGGCTGCCCGATATTCGGGGCTTGTTACGGCCGACGGTTGGGCAGTCTCCCAGTCGGCCAACTGGGCAGGGCAGCGTCAAAACACATCGGTTATTTTCTACAACGGCATTGAACAGAAAGCCAACGCGGATGAGCTAGGCGCGGTGCTAAAGATTACGGTGCTGGTTGATACCGCTGAGCTCGGAATTCCGCTGGCCGTGGTTCTTGGGCCAGGCGCCTAA
- a CDS encoding TM2 domain-containing protein yields the protein MTPTAPAATRATAQAPGDTLTENIKPEHTPEQPGTPNDIPAGYDAPAKTGYETPSYQAPAAPVAPEAPAYEQPTYQQPGAQQGYPQQNMQQPYQQPAYNAAPGTEQKSKVVAGILGILLGSLGIHNFYLGKTKIALIQLLVSVISLGILAPLMAIWGLVEGILILVGQEGYRTDVNGVPLKD from the coding sequence GTGACACCCACTGCCCCGGCAGCGACGCGTGCCACAGCTCAAGCACCAGGAGACACCTTGACTGAGAACATTAAGCCAGAGCACACCCCCGAACAACCGGGCACTCCCAATGACATCCCCGCAGGCTACGACGCGCCCGCCAAGACGGGCTATGAAACCCCTAGTTATCAAGCACCTGCTGCACCGGTAGCTCCCGAAGCGCCAGCCTACGAACAGCCCACCTACCAGCAGCCCGGGGCGCAGCAGGGCTACCCGCAGCAAAATATGCAGCAGCCTTACCAACAGCCTGCCTACAACGCAGCTCCGGGTACCGAGCAGAAGTCAAAGGTTGTTGCAGGTATTTTGGGCATCCTGCTTGGATCTTTGGGTATCCACAACTTCTACTTGGGCAAAACCAAGATCGCGTTGATCCAGCTTCTCGTGTCTGTGATCAGCCTGGGTATCCTCGCACCGCTTATGGCGATCTGGGGACTGGTTGAGGGCATCTTGATTCTCGTGGGCCAAGAAGGTTACCGCACTGATGTCAATGGTGTTCCGCTGAAGGACTAG
- the groL gene encoding chaperonin GroEL (60 kDa chaperone family; promotes refolding of misfolded polypeptides especially under stressful conditions; forms two stacked rings of heptamers to form a barrel-shaped 14mer; ends can be capped by GroES; misfolded proteins enter the barrel where they are refolded when GroES binds) produces the protein MAKLIAFDEEARRGLERGLNILADAVKVTLGPRGRNVVLEKKWGAPTITNDGVSIAKEIELDDPYEKIGAELVKEVAKKTDDIAGDGTTTATVLAQALVKEGLRNVAAGADPLSLKRGIEKAVAAVIEQLLASAKEIETKEQIAATASISAGDPEIGALIAEALDKVGKEGVITVEESNTFGLELELTEGMRFDKGYISAYFVTDTERQETVLEDPYILIVNSKISNVKDLVAVLEKVMASNKPLLIIAEDIEGEALATLIVNKIRGLFKSVAVKAPGFGDRRKAQLADIAVLTGGQVIAEEVGLKLENTTLDLLGKARKVVVTKDETTIVDGAGDAEAIAGRVAQIRAEIENSDSDYDREKLQERLAKLAGGVAVIKAGAATEVELKERKHRIEDAVRNAKAAVEEGIVPGGGVALIQAGVTAFEGLNLTGDEATGANIVRVAIDAPLKQIAFNAGFEPGVVVDKVRSLPVGHGLNAATGEYEDLLAAGVNDPVKVTRSALQNAASIAGLFLTTEAVVADKPEKAAPAGGGGDDMGGMGGF, from the coding sequence ATGGCCAAGCTCATTGCATTTGATGAAGAGGCACGCCGCGGTCTTGAGCGTGGGTTGAATATCCTCGCCGACGCCGTCAAAGTCACTTTGGGGCCGCGCGGTCGCAACGTTGTTCTTGAAAAGAAGTGGGGCGCACCCACAATCACTAACGATGGTGTCTCCATCGCCAAGGAAATTGAACTTGACGATCCCTACGAGAAGATCGGCGCCGAGCTGGTCAAGGAAGTCGCCAAGAAAACTGACGACATCGCAGGAGACGGCACCACCACAGCCACTGTGTTGGCACAGGCACTGGTCAAGGAAGGCCTGCGCAACGTAGCTGCCGGCGCCGACCCGCTGTCCTTGAAGCGCGGCATCGAGAAGGCTGTTGCAGCCGTCATCGAGCAGCTACTCGCCTCCGCCAAGGAAATTGAGACGAAGGAGCAGATTGCTGCCACCGCGTCCATTTCCGCTGGGGATCCCGAGATCGGCGCACTCATCGCCGAAGCTCTGGACAAGGTTGGCAAGGAAGGTGTTATCACTGTTGAGGAGTCCAACACCTTCGGTCTGGAGCTTGAGCTCACCGAGGGCATGCGCTTTGACAAGGGGTACATCTCCGCTTACTTCGTCACCGACACCGAACGCCAGGAAACGGTTCTTGAAGACCCGTACATCCTGATCGTTAACTCCAAGATCTCCAACGTCAAGGACCTCGTTGCCGTTCTGGAGAAGGTCATGGCTTCAAACAAGCCGTTGCTGATCATTGCCGAAGATATTGAAGGCGAAGCACTTGCCACGTTGATCGTGAACAAGATCCGCGGTCTGTTCAAGTCTGTTGCCGTCAAGGCTCCGGGCTTCGGTGACCGCCGCAAGGCCCAGCTGGCAGACATTGCTGTTCTCACCGGTGGCCAGGTCATCGCTGAAGAAGTTGGCCTGAAGCTGGAAAATACCACTCTGGATCTCTTGGGCAAGGCTCGTAAGGTTGTTGTAACCAAGGATGAGACCACCATTGTTGATGGAGCCGGCGACGCCGAAGCCATCGCCGGTCGTGTGGCTCAGATCCGTGCCGAGATCGAAAACTCCGATTCCGACTACGACCGCGAGAAGCTGCAGGAACGCCTGGCCAAACTGGCCGGTGGAGTTGCAGTCATCAAAGCCGGAGCCGCAACTGAAGTTGAGCTCAAGGAACGCAAGCACCGTATTGAAGATGCAGTGCGCAACGCCAAGGCAGCTGTTGAAGAAGGCATTGTCCCCGGCGGTGGCGTTGCTCTCATCCAGGCTGGCGTGACGGCATTCGAGGGACTTAACCTGACGGGCGACGAAGCAACCGGAGCTAACATTGTTCGCGTTGCCATCGATGCTCCGTTGAAGCAGATTGCTTTCAACGCAGGATTTGAGCCCGGCGTTGTTGTCGACAAGGTTCGCAGCTTGCCTGTTGGACACGGTCTAAACGCTGCAACAGGCGAGTATGAAGACCTGCTTGCTGCCGGAGTCAACGACCCGGTAAAGGTAACCCGCTCTGCACTGCAGAACGCGGCTTCCATTGCCGGCCTGTTCCTGACCACCGAAGCTGTTGTAGCCGACAAGCCTGAAAAGGCTGCCCCGGCTGGCGGCGGCGGAGACGACATGGGCGGTATGGGCGGCTTCTAG